The window CACCGCCACCAGATCGACGCCGTCGCGGTGGGCGCCCTCGGGCGTGGGGCGGCCAATGCCGTCCGTGGTGTCGATGCGAAACTGGTGCGCCTCCACAAACCAGGGCGCGGAGGCCTGCGGGCTGGCAAACACGGCGTCCGATACGCCCGCCAGCGCAGCCAGCAGTTGCCGCCACACAGGTTGTGCCACGGTGGCCGGCTCCATCGGCGCAAACCAGCGCTCCATGCCACCGTGCAGCGCGTTGTACTCCACCGGTTGCCAGTGGGCCCGGTGCGGCACCTGCTGCATCTGGCCGTCCTGCAGCACAAAGCAGGCATGGCGGCGGCGGCGGTAGCGACCACCGTCTTTCAGGAACTCGTCGGGGGGCAAGGCCGCCCAGTCGCCATTGAGGGCCATGAGCGCAGACAGATCACAGCCCACCCATTCGGCAACGGCCGCAGGGCTGAGCACGGCAAAACCGCTGCTGCGCAACT of the Acidovorax sp. 107 genome contains:
- a CDS encoding 2OG-Fe dioxygenase family protein is translated as MAQVSFFPPFTAPSHVASQLRSSGFAVLSPAAVAEWVGCDLSALMALNGDWAALPPDEFLKDGGRYRRRRHACFVLQDGQMQQVPHRAHWQPVEYNALHGGMERWFAPMEPATVAQPVWRQLLAALAGVSDAVFASPQASAPWFVEAHQFRIDTTDGIGRPTPEGAHRDGVDLVAVFLVGREGVKGGETRVFEATGPGGQRFTLTEPWSLLLLDDARMIHESTPIQPLGDAGYRDTLVVTCRRGNFQGADVVGQVPPVA